One part of the Rhodococcus oxybenzonivorans genome encodes these proteins:
- a CDS encoding alpha/beta fold hydrolase has translation MMTGRTTEFVHTSDAVIEVVVEGDGPSVILLPSLGRESYDYDDVAEGLARNGYRVSRPQPRGIGRSEGPLDNITLHDLAADVAAVIEAQDNGAAVVVGHAFGHYVARMLAADRPELVRGVVVAAGGARHYPAELTTLAVQCADSSLPESERLRHLQTGFFAPGNDPAEWLTGWYPYVSKQQLAASAATPKEEWWAVAHQPILDLQAALDPFRPRETANELRDQLGEVVTVSVIPNASHALLPEAPAQVVRALTDWIRTLDS, from the coding sequence ATGATGACAGGCAGAACGACCGAGTTCGTGCACACTAGCGACGCAGTGATCGAGGTCGTCGTCGAGGGTGACGGTCCGTCGGTAATTCTGCTGCCCTCACTGGGCCGCGAATCGTACGACTATGACGACGTCGCAGAGGGTTTGGCGCGGAACGGGTACCGCGTCTCCCGCCCGCAGCCCCGCGGAATCGGCCGGAGCGAAGGACCGCTCGACAACATCACCTTGCATGACCTCGCCGCCGACGTGGCAGCAGTGATCGAGGCGCAGGACAACGGCGCGGCAGTGGTGGTCGGCCATGCCTTCGGGCATTACGTCGCCCGGATGCTGGCCGCCGACCGGCCGGAGCTGGTGCGCGGCGTCGTGGTCGCGGCGGGTGGGGCGCGGCATTATCCTGCCGAGTTGACCACGCTGGCGGTGCAGTGCGCCGACTCGTCCCTGCCCGAATCCGAGCGGCTCCGCCATCTGCAGACCGGGTTCTTCGCACCCGGCAACGACCCCGCCGAGTGGCTCACCGGCTGGTACCCGTACGTGTCGAAACAGCAGCTCGCAGCCTCGGCCGCTACACCCAAAGAGGAGTGGTGGGCCGTGGCACATCAGCCGATTCTCGACCTTCAGGCAGCTCTGGACCCATTTCGACCCCGCGAGACGGCGAACGAACTGCGGGACCAGTTGGGCGAAGTGGTCACCGTGTCCGTCATCCCGAACGCCAGTCACGCACTACTGCCGGAAGCGCCCGCACAGGTTGTGCGGGCGCTCACCGACTGGATTCGGACTCTCGACAGCTGA
- a CDS encoding acetyl-CoA C-acetyltransferase: MPENSNAQANDVVVCEPLRTPVGRYGGQFKDVPAADLGARVVSELLARTKIEPESVDDVIFGQCYPNGEAPAIGRVVALDAGLPVTVPGQQLDRRCGSGLQAVLDAAMRVQTGVAELVIAGGVESMSRAEYYTESMRWGAGGAPAALHDRLARGRVTAGGRNYPVPGGMLETAENLRRKYNISRSEQDELAVKSHQRAVAAIESGKFAEEIVPVEVPRRKGDPQRVDRDEHPRADTTVESLARLRPIMGHSDPDATVTAGNASGQNDGAAACLVTTRAQAERLGLRPLARLVTWAVAGVEPSEMGIGPVPSTERALKRAGLTLADIDLIELNEAFAAQALAVTREWNFGTQDFDRTNVNGSGISLGHPVGATGVRILATLLREMDRRGARYGLETMCIGGGQGLTAIFERA; the protein is encoded by the coding sequence GTGCCTGAAAACTCGAATGCCCAGGCGAACGATGTCGTCGTCTGTGAGCCCCTGCGTACCCCGGTCGGACGCTATGGCGGGCAGTTCAAGGACGTTCCCGCTGCGGACCTCGGTGCCCGCGTGGTGTCCGAGCTACTGGCTCGCACGAAGATCGAACCGGAAAGCGTCGACGACGTCATCTTCGGGCAGTGCTACCCCAACGGTGAAGCACCCGCCATCGGCAGGGTCGTGGCCCTGGATGCCGGCCTGCCGGTGACCGTTCCCGGACAGCAACTCGATCGCCGTTGTGGGTCCGGCCTGCAAGCAGTGCTCGACGCAGCGATGCGTGTGCAGACGGGGGTGGCCGAGTTGGTCATCGCCGGCGGCGTGGAGTCGATGAGCCGCGCCGAGTACTACACCGAGTCGATGCGCTGGGGAGCGGGCGGAGCGCCGGCAGCACTCCACGACCGTCTGGCTCGCGGGCGGGTGACCGCGGGGGGCCGGAACTACCCGGTTCCCGGCGGCATGCTCGAGACGGCGGAGAACCTGCGCCGCAAGTACAACATCAGCCGCAGCGAGCAGGACGAACTTGCGGTGAAATCCCATCAGAGGGCTGTCGCAGCGATCGAGTCGGGGAAGTTCGCTGAGGAGATCGTTCCGGTGGAGGTTCCCCGCCGCAAGGGCGACCCGCAGCGTGTCGATCGGGACGAGCACCCCCGGGCGGACACGACGGTCGAGTCGCTCGCCCGGTTGCGCCCGATCATGGGCCACAGCGACCCGGATGCGACCGTCACCGCAGGAAACGCAAGTGGGCAGAACGACGGCGCCGCAGCCTGTCTCGTCACCACCCGTGCCCAGGCGGAGCGTCTCGGCCTTCGGCCACTCGCACGGCTGGTCACCTGGGCGGTGGCCGGGGTCGAGCCGTCCGAAATGGGTATCGGACCGGTGCCGTCCACCGAGCGGGCACTGAAGCGCGCGGGGCTGACGCTCGCAGACATCGACCTGATCGAACTGAACGAGGCATTCGCGGCACAGGCGCTGGCCGTCACGCGGGAATGGAACTTCGGAACACAGGATTTCGACCGCACCAACGTCAACGGGTCGGGCATCTCGCTCGGCCATCCCGTCGGTGCGACGGGAGTGCGAATCCTCGCCACCCTGTTGCGCGAGATGGACCGTCGCGGCGCCCGCTACGGACTCGAAACGATGTGCATCGGCGGCGGCCAGGGATTGACGGCCATCTTCGAGCGGGCATAG
- a CDS encoding AMP-binding protein has translation MTAHDTATRRDSLASLLDELVTADPDAVMTIDVVGDRRVPLSRAEFAARASSVASELRQTGIRRGQCVAVLLPNWSDAVLWQWAASAVGAHVIGVNTRYNTQEIAHILTSARPAVVAVAARFHGLDLFRRLRDAQQDLDIPAPVVAVVRGPEVGACELECAAFDLGSGAWNVGDGTDGSLRVPQTPDMASTTVAGAHADADDPLAVAFTTSGSTGVPKLAAHRESAIVRHARADARLLGIEPGDVTLCVLPVSGVFGFSTAMATLAGGGALLMEPVFDASATSRRMQSERVTHVVGGDDLFTRLYDTWHGGERADLSSLKRIGIADFLGRSHEVAAWVRDEFGAVTTGVFGSSEVFALMLLWTDGDPESLRWNGGGRPVSPEIEVRIADPLDDSVLPDGQQGELQVRGPNVVDAYLGSPDAAARAFTADGWFRSGDLAVATGDGGYTYVCRMGDVLRLRGFLVDPAEIEHRLAEHESVHLAKVVGITGAGGYTQAIAFVVPTEGAETGAAELKAWCAESLAAFKVPSAVHIIERMPTTVGGNGTKIRAVELREWAQQWTDHERDFRSA, from the coding sequence GTGACGGCGCACGACACGGCCACCCGCCGTGACTCGCTCGCTTCGCTTCTCGACGAACTGGTGACGGCCGACCCGGATGCTGTCATGACGATCGACGTCGTGGGTGACAGGCGTGTACCCCTAAGCCGCGCGGAGTTCGCTGCACGCGCCTCCAGTGTGGCGTCGGAACTGCGACAGACCGGTATACGGCGTGGCCAGTGTGTGGCTGTGCTGCTTCCGAACTGGTCGGATGCGGTGCTCTGGCAATGGGCGGCGTCGGCGGTCGGGGCACACGTCATCGGCGTGAATACCCGCTACAACACGCAGGAAATTGCCCACATTCTCACCTCGGCCAGGCCGGCGGTAGTGGCGGTGGCCGCCCGGTTCCACGGACTCGATCTGTTCCGACGACTACGGGATGCGCAGCAGGATCTCGACATCCCGGCTCCGGTCGTCGCCGTCGTGCGAGGGCCGGAAGTGGGCGCGTGCGAGCTCGAGTGCGCCGCGTTCGACCTCGGCAGCGGCGCCTGGAACGTGGGTGACGGGACCGACGGTTCTTTGCGGGTACCGCAGACGCCCGACATGGCGAGCACGACCGTGGCCGGCGCCCACGCGGACGCCGACGACCCGCTCGCAGTGGCATTTACGACTTCGGGATCCACCGGGGTACCGAAACTGGCCGCACATCGGGAAAGTGCAATCGTTCGCCACGCACGCGCGGACGCCCGCCTTCTCGGCATCGAGCCCGGTGATGTGACCCTGTGTGTGCTACCGGTGTCCGGCGTCTTCGGATTCAGTACCGCGATGGCAACACTCGCGGGCGGTGGTGCGCTGCTGATGGAACCGGTGTTCGACGCCTCCGCGACCTCCCGGCGTATGCAGTCCGAAAGGGTCACGCACGTCGTGGGCGGCGACGACCTCTTCACCCGCCTGTACGACACCTGGCACGGCGGGGAACGCGCTGACCTGTCCTCGCTGAAGAGGATCGGTATCGCAGACTTCCTCGGCCGGTCTCATGAGGTGGCAGCGTGGGTGCGCGACGAGTTCGGTGCCGTCACCACCGGCGTCTTCGGGTCGTCCGAGGTGTTCGCCCTGATGCTGCTCTGGACGGATGGTGACCCGGAATCGTTGCGGTGGAACGGTGGGGGACGCCCGGTGTCCCCGGAGATCGAGGTTCGGATAGCCGACCCTCTGGACGACTCCGTACTACCGGACGGTCAGCAGGGTGAACTTCAGGTCCGCGGACCGAACGTCGTCGACGCGTATCTCGGTAGTCCGGATGCAGCGGCGCGAGCATTCACGGCGGACGGGTGGTTTCGCAGCGGCGATCTTGCCGTCGCAACGGGCGACGGCGGCTATACGTACGTATGCCGGATGGGTGACGTACTGCGGTTGCGCGGATTCCTGGTGGATCCGGCGGAGATCGAGCACCGGTTGGCCGAGCACGAGTCCGTGCACCTGGCGAAGGTCGTCGGGATCACCGGCGCCGGCGGATACACCCAGGCAATCGCCTTCGTCGTCCCCACGGAGGGTGCAGAAACCGGCGCTGCCGAATTGAAGGCGTGGTGCGCAGAGTCGTTGGCAGCGTTCAAGGTTCCGAGCGCCGTGCACATCATCGAACGAATGCCCACCACGGTGGGTGGAAACGGAACCAAGATCCGAGCGGTCGAGCTGCGCGAATGGGCGCAGCAGTGGACCGATCACGAAAGGGATTTCCGCAGTGCCTGA
- a CDS encoding alpha/beta fold hydrolase, which produces MIEARYLNIDGALGFVEIVTPDTSTDGTPTVLCLHTAGQSGVQWRHVASALSRRGYRVIVPDLPGHGRSEPAVGGPVTDLVVFGNWLWKVLDLLGVERPYVIGCSIGGKLTLELATRPERPLAGAIAMAAEAGPGRVNVGGLRRELEDVAGPSRGDRTYLGTLASVGHSVPAEAAQLIATMHKREDPEISSSDLIAWGMHDVRNRLGHITCPLHVVAGEQDPWIQTGAVEKVAAVINSARPGYARYTKLDGIGHYPMEEVDDFASLADQWLTELRSAEVLS; this is translated from the coding sequence ATGATCGAGGCCCGCTATCTGAACATCGATGGCGCTCTCGGGTTCGTCGAGATCGTCACACCCGACACGTCCACGGACGGCACACCCACGGTGCTGTGCCTGCACACTGCGGGGCAGAGCGGGGTGCAATGGCGGCACGTGGCATCGGCACTGTCGAGGAGGGGCTATCGGGTGATCGTGCCCGACCTTCCCGGTCACGGCCGCTCCGAGCCTGCGGTCGGCGGGCCCGTCACCGATCTCGTCGTCTTTGGGAACTGGCTGTGGAAAGTGCTCGACCTGCTCGGAGTCGAGCGACCCTATGTCATAGGCTGCTCGATCGGCGGGAAGCTGACCCTCGAGCTGGCGACGCGCCCCGAGCGCCCACTGGCCGGCGCGATCGCGATGGCAGCCGAGGCAGGGCCCGGCCGGGTCAACGTCGGCGGACTGCGGCGCGAACTCGAGGATGTCGCCGGTCCGAGTCGCGGTGACCGCACCTACCTCGGCACCCTGGCCTCGGTGGGACACTCCGTGCCCGCGGAGGCAGCCCAGCTGATCGCCACGATGCACAAGCGTGAAGACCCGGAGATTTCGTCGTCGGATCTCATAGCCTGGGGAATGCACGACGTCCGGAACCGTCTGGGCCACATCACGTGCCCGCTCCACGTCGTCGCCGGAGAGCAGGACCCCTGGATCCAGACCGGTGCGGTCGAGAAGGTGGCAGCGGTGATCAATTCGGCGCGACCGGGCTACGCGCGCTACACGAAGCTCGACGGAATCGGCCACTACCCCATGGAGGAGGTCGACGACTTCGCGTCGTTGGCGGACCAGTGGCTGACCGAGTTGCGTTCGGCGGAGGTGCTGTCGTGA
- a CDS encoding acyl-CoA dehydrogenase family protein, whose product MTHRPSQPRTDSPRYLTEDRLAIRDLARDFAMSQVLPVANELDPVQGTIPDTLKKAMADVGFFGIMIPEEHGGLGLGVFEYCLVAEELSRAWMSVSGLLARGNGMGGGFTPEQEADLLPKVARGEYLGAYALSEAEAGSDVANISCRAVRDGDDWVVSGTKMWCTYADEADYLVLFARTDPQKDPAKPHRGISAFLIEKERGEFPQGISGTKIRKIGYFGWNTWELSFDNYRVPASAMLGEEGKGFYLAVSGLEVGRAHTAARAIGLARAALEDSIAYLHTRRQFGHELADFQHLRFKVATMAADIEAARQLMYSVATDIDTGRRCSLEASMCKLVATEMAERVTSEAVQIHGGAGYTTDFQVERHWRDARLTKIFEGTSEIQMRIISDELLGRVSE is encoded by the coding sequence ATGACTCACCGGCCGTCACAGCCGCGAACCGATTCGCCGCGATATCTCACCGAGGACCGACTGGCGATCCGTGACCTGGCACGCGACTTCGCGATGAGCCAGGTGCTGCCCGTCGCCAACGAACTCGATCCGGTCCAGGGAACCATCCCCGACACCCTCAAGAAGGCCATGGCGGACGTCGGATTCTTCGGCATCATGATCCCCGAAGAGCACGGCGGTCTCGGTCTCGGTGTATTCGAGTACTGCCTTGTGGCCGAAGAACTCTCCCGTGCGTGGATGAGCGTGTCGGGGCTCCTGGCGCGTGGCAACGGGATGGGGGGCGGCTTCACGCCCGAGCAGGAAGCCGATCTCCTGCCCAAGGTGGCGCGCGGTGAGTACCTGGGTGCCTACGCGTTGTCCGAGGCGGAGGCCGGTTCCGACGTCGCCAACATTTCGTGCCGTGCGGTCCGGGACGGCGACGACTGGGTGGTGAGCGGCACCAAGATGTGGTGCACCTACGCCGACGAGGCCGACTACCTCGTTCTCTTCGCCCGGACGGACCCGCAGAAGGATCCGGCCAAGCCGCATCGCGGCATCAGCGCCTTCCTCATCGAGAAGGAGCGCGGCGAGTTCCCGCAGGGCATCAGCGGTACCAAGATCCGCAAGATCGGCTATTTCGGCTGGAACACGTGGGAGTTGTCGTTCGACAACTACCGGGTGCCGGCCAGCGCGATGCTGGGTGAGGAAGGCAAGGGCTTCTACCTGGCAGTGAGTGGTCTGGAGGTGGGTCGTGCGCACACCGCTGCGCGGGCCATCGGCCTCGCCCGGGCCGCGCTCGAGGACTCGATCGCCTACCTCCACACCCGTCGGCAGTTCGGTCACGAACTGGCAGATTTCCAGCATCTGCGCTTCAAGGTCGCGACGATGGCGGCCGACATCGAAGCTGCCCGCCAGCTCATGTACTCGGTGGCCACCGATATCGACACCGGACGCCGGTGCTCTCTCGAAGCGTCGATGTGCAAACTCGTCGCGACCGAGATGGCCGAACGCGTCACCAGTGAGGCCGTGCAAATCCATGGAGGCGCGGGCTACACCACCGACTTTCAAGTGGAAAGACATTGGCGCGACGCACGATTGACGAAGATCTTCGAAGGTACCAGTGAAATTCAGATGCGGATCATCTCGGACGAGTTGCTGGGGAGAGTGTCGGAATGA
- a CDS encoding TetR/AcrR family transcriptional regulator, with protein sequence MNTRSIVAAQPTVRQRILDTALDEFYFSGFHAATMRNIAKNAGCSAANVYNHFENKAELLVDILRSASDEQFTATRNALRKAGPAPADRWRAAVVAHSLYTARHQRACLVANTELRYLEEVDRKRVVGSRDAQEHLFVTIAEEGVTSGDFDVPHVHQAVTAVLTMCAGIALWYRAEGPLSAQAVADSYGVYALNLVGYRAP encoded by the coding sequence ATGAACACTCGGTCAATCGTCGCCGCTCAGCCGACCGTTCGGCAGCGCATTCTGGACACTGCGCTCGACGAGTTCTACTTCTCGGGGTTTCACGCGGCGACGATGCGGAACATCGCGAAAAATGCCGGTTGTAGTGCGGCAAACGTGTATAACCACTTCGAGAACAAGGCCGAGCTCCTCGTCGATATTCTGCGTTCCGCCAGCGACGAGCAGTTCACCGCTACCCGGAACGCCCTGCGGAAAGCGGGCCCGGCACCGGCGGATCGGTGGCGAGCTGCCGTGGTGGCGCACTCGCTGTACACCGCGCGACACCAGCGCGCCTGCCTGGTCGCCAACACGGAGCTGCGGTACCTCGAAGAAGTCGATCGCAAGCGGGTGGTCGGATCTCGGGACGCGCAGGAACATCTCTTCGTCACCATCGCGGAAGAGGGCGTGACCAGCGGCGACTTCGACGTCCCGCACGTCCATCAGGCTGTCACCGCGGTCTTGACCATGTGTGCCGGCATCGCTCTCTGGTACCGGGCCGAGGGTCCTCTCTCGGCGCAAGCGGTTGCCGATTCGTACGGCGTCTATGCGCTCAACCTCGTGGGATACCGCGCACCCTGA
- a CDS encoding nuclear transport factor 2 family protein gives MSTLEERIRRLEDLESIRTLDAQYCRLLDDGDWNALMDLFTDDGEFDGLSNPRGKAGMREFFSGLAAGGLTAFWHFITNLEIDLDGDRATVRSFLWQPCVSGGTSSIAAGRYTDEVVRVGDRWLYRRKQVRFHYFGPLTDGWDENRFALDSARRAAVHA, from the coding sequence TTGAGCACCCTCGAAGAACGAATCCGCCGACTGGAAGACCTCGAGTCCATCCGGACACTCGATGCGCAGTACTGCCGTCTACTCGACGACGGCGACTGGAACGCTCTGATGGACTTGTTCACCGACGACGGAGAGTTCGACGGCCTGTCCAACCCCCGCGGTAAGGCCGGGATGAGGGAGTTCTTCTCCGGACTCGCCGCCGGTGGCCTCACGGCGTTCTGGCACTTCATCACCAACCTCGAGATCGACCTGGACGGTGACCGCGCGACCGTGCGCTCGTTTCTGTGGCAACCGTGCGTGTCGGGTGGCACCTCGTCGATCGCAGCGGGCCGATACACCGACGAGGTGGTCCGCGTCGGCGACCGCTGGCTGTACCGTCGCAAACAGGTCCGCTTCCACTACTTCGGGCCGCTGACCGACGGCTGGGACGAGAACCGGTTCGCGCTCGACTCCGCGCGCCGTGCGGCGGTGCACGCATGA
- a CDS encoding DUF485 domain-containing protein: MTTDASLTESGAAIWSPILALPEFVELRRRRRAVTASLGVVAVGLFTSFLVGFAFFPEVLGRTALLGIPLSLWVVFSQFAGTWLLVYAYFRLSRTYIQPAADAAVLAIELRHQERAA, from the coding sequence ATGACCACCGACGCCTCCCTCACCGAATCCGGCGCCGCGATCTGGTCACCGATCCTCGCGTTGCCGGAGTTCGTCGAACTGCGACGACGTCGCCGCGCCGTGACGGCAAGCCTCGGCGTCGTCGCGGTCGGATTGTTCACCAGCTTCCTCGTCGGGTTCGCCTTCTTCCCCGAAGTGCTCGGCAGGACTGCACTATTGGGCATACCGCTCTCACTGTGGGTGGTGTTCTCCCAGTTCGCCGGCACCTGGCTTCTGGTGTACGCCTACTTCCGGCTATCCCGGACCTACATTCAGCCGGCCGCCGATGCGGCCGTTCTGGCCATCGAACTACGCCATCAGGAGCGTGCCGCATGA
- a CDS encoding cation acetate symporter, whose product MTGEADYLAIAICSAVISLTLWVTFAASRRSRSATGFFAAGRSITGWQNGFAIAGEFISAGSFLGTTGLIFYKGVDGAVILCTSVVSFLPVLFLLAEKMRNVGKYTLADVLVFRTGARQVRVVVALSTIVTGTFVLLAQLVAAGVLLESVSGIPFGLSVVVAGSLMGIYVFVGGMLATTWVQVIKSSILSVLAIIVCLGILAKFGFSLPSVLSDATDNAAAGDAILTPGLIFGQTGAINLISYSLAFALGTAGMAHILIRFFTVPEAATARKSLGWTVALCSAFYLIVIVMGFGTAALLGPDGADRVGAGGNLAAPTLVTELGGGVGTVGGSIALAMVAAVAFASIVAVVAGVVISAAGTFAHDVWPTVTRTKAADTESTDIREAKIARYAAVAFSIIAIGLTMAIGDSTNITYFMGMAFMVAGSAHLPSLLLSLNWRRFNSTGAVWGISVGLASTVISLMFTEALWLGSGPAPLTIQLPVIITMPLGLAAAVIGSLVAERRNGIKSDRDEKFAEMLVRAETGIGAELAEAH is encoded by the coding sequence ATGACGGGCGAAGCCGATTACCTTGCCATTGCCATTTGCTCTGCGGTCATCTCCCTGACCCTCTGGGTCACCTTTGCCGCGTCCCGGCGCAGTCGCAGCGCCACCGGCTTCTTTGCGGCCGGTCGCTCGATCACCGGCTGGCAGAACGGTTTCGCGATTGCCGGCGAGTTCATCTCCGCGGGCAGCTTCCTGGGTACCACCGGACTGATCTTCTACAAGGGCGTCGACGGGGCCGTGATCCTGTGTACCTCCGTCGTCTCCTTCCTCCCTGTGCTGTTCCTCCTCGCCGAGAAGATGCGCAACGTCGGAAAGTACACTCTTGCCGACGTTCTCGTGTTCCGGACGGGTGCCCGGCAGGTCCGGGTGGTGGTCGCGCTCAGCACGATCGTCACCGGCACCTTCGTGCTGTTGGCCCAGCTCGTCGCGGCGGGCGTCCTCCTCGAGTCGGTCTCGGGCATTCCCTTCGGGCTGTCCGTCGTGGTCGCCGGAAGTTTGATGGGCATCTATGTCTTCGTCGGCGGCATGCTTGCCACCACCTGGGTCCAGGTGATCAAGTCGTCCATCTTGTCCGTGCTGGCCATCATCGTCTGCCTGGGAATTCTCGCGAAGTTCGGGTTCAGTCTCCCGTCCGTCTTGTCCGACGCCACCGACAACGCCGCCGCAGGAGACGCGATCCTGACGCCCGGACTCATCTTCGGACAGACCGGCGCAATCAATCTCATCTCGTACTCACTGGCCTTCGCCCTCGGCACCGCGGGCATGGCGCACATCCTCATTCGCTTCTTCACGGTCCCGGAGGCCGCGACTGCACGGAAGTCTCTCGGCTGGACTGTCGCGCTGTGCAGCGCCTTCTACCTGATCGTCATCGTGATGGGATTCGGCACCGCTGCACTTCTCGGACCCGACGGAGCAGATCGCGTCGGTGCCGGCGGCAACCTTGCGGCACCCACCCTGGTCACCGAACTCGGCGGCGGCGTCGGCACGGTAGGCGGATCCATCGCCTTGGCTATGGTGGCGGCCGTGGCATTCGCCAGCATTGTCGCCGTGGTCGCCGGTGTGGTGATCTCGGCGGCGGGCACATTCGCGCACGACGTCTGGCCCACCGTCACCCGCACGAAAGCCGCCGACACGGAATCCACAGACATCCGCGAAGCGAAGATCGCGCGGTACGCCGCGGTTGCGTTCAGCATCATCGCCATCGGGCTGACCATGGCCATTGGCGACAGCACGAATATCACCTATTTCATGGGAATGGCGTTCATGGTAGCGGGAAGCGCTCACCTCCCCAGCCTGCTCCTCAGTCTCAACTGGCGACGGTTCAACAGCACAGGAGCCGTGTGGGGAATCTCCGTGGGGCTGGCGTCGACCGTGATCAGCCTGATGTTCACAGAGGCGCTCTGGTTGGGCAGCGGACCGGCACCGCTCACCATCCAATTGCCCGTCATCATCACAATGCCTCTGGGTTTGGCTGCAGCAGTGATCGGCTCGCTCGTCGCGGAACGGCGGAACGGCATCAAGTCCGACCGAGACGAAAAGTTCGCCGAAATGCTGGTGCGGGCCGAGACCGGCATCGGAGCGGAGCTCGCCGAGGCGCACTGA